The proteins below come from a single Zea mays cultivar B73 chromosome 8, Zm-B73-REFERENCE-NAM-5.0, whole genome shotgun sequence genomic window:
- the LOC100501351 gene encoding cytochrome c-like: protein MASFSEAPPGNPKAGEKIFKTKCAQCHTVEKGAGHKQGPNLNGLFGRQSGTTTGYSYSAGNKNKAVIWEENTLYDYLLNPKKYIPGTKMVFPGLKKPQERADLIAYLKEATA from the exons ATGGCGTCGTTCTCGGAGGCTCCCCCAGGGAACCCGAAGGCGGGCGAGAAGATCTTCAAGACCAAGTGCGCGCAGTGCCACACAGTCGAGAAGGGCGCCGGCCACAAGCAAG GTCCAAACTTGAATGGTCTTTTTGGGAGGCAGTCGGGTACCACCACAGGCTACTCCTATTCCGCGGGAAACAAAAACAAGGCTGTGATCTGGGAGGAGAACACTCTGTATGACTACCTGCTTAACCCTAAGAAG TACATTCCTGGAACCAAGATGGTCTTCCCTGGGCTGAAGAAGCCGCAGGAACGTGCTGATCTCATTGCGTACCTGAAGGAAGCAACTGCGTAG